The genomic DNA TGAAATTGTTTGCACTTCTGTACAGTACAGATATTTATTGAAAAATCAGAACACATTTCATGGCAGCAGAATAGTCCAAAGGGCAGGTCTTTTGACTGAGAAATTCTATGGAATAAAAATAACCATTTCATATTTCAACAAAGAGTTGACACCTGGAACCTACTTCTACTTGAAAAGGTCAATGGCATCACAAATGAACTTTGCATATAACTTTACTCTATTGTACGGTTTTGCAACCCAAGAAACCCTCAATGCTAACTGGCAAGGAGGTTACAAAAATATCCTGATCATGATACATAggttctggttcaccaaagaatgttaTGTGAGGTCTTAAACAAAATCTAGGCTCATACTGGTCAGTTATTGTTGTGAAATATATGTACAGACACCATGAAGAGCTATGTATGGGTACTGAAAATAAGTTCTTAGATTCTGTATCACAGAGATGGAAAAATaggtttgctgtcagacaaaacATGTTTAGTCACCTGCCTCTGCCACGTAAATTAAGCATTTTAAGTTAACACAATGGATGCACATTTACATATGAAGTCAGAGAGATGTGCAAGTCAACAgagcagagaggaaaaacaaGTGATAACGGATATACTGTCTCTAAGTACAGACAACGAATGTTGGGGATATAAGTAGAAGGCAAGGAAGATACCCCCTTATCCTGCACCTAGCAAGTAAATGGGCAGTGCATTTACATTCAGGAAAACAGGATCACAACCAGCCTTGGTTAAAGAAGCTGCAAATGGCTCTGGTTCAGATAAGACTTCATTAGACAGAAGTTTAACCTAATAGTTAAGTTTAGTACCTAGAAAGCATGTaattgttttttatgtagccCTTTATCCATTATCATTATTTACCGTCTcttgaatctttgataataagcctattgttttcacTACCTCTCATTACTGAGGTTATTAAGCAAGGTGTTGATCCTGAACTGCATCATATAAGCTGGTGTGTACACTGTTCCCTTGGGGACCACAGACCTGGTATTTCTATGACTGTTCACTAGATAAGGAACTGGACACTACAGGAACACATCAAAAGAACTTGGGGACTGGAGTACACCTATTATGAACTTGCAAAGTagaaggaacataagaatggccatatggctcagaccaatggtgcatctagtccagaatcctgtctttagatagtggctggtgccagatgcttcagagggaatgaaacagaacatcaagtgatacatcccatcatctagtcccagcttctggcagtcaaatttagggacacccagagcatggggttccaTCCCCTaccttcttggctaatagccatggatagacctatcccccatgaatttagctaattattttttgaacccagttatatttctgtccttcacaatatcccctagcaatgagttcaACATACTGACTATACGCTGTGTAAAGAAGCACtctcttatgtttgttttaaacctgctgcctatcaatttcatgGGGTGAtatctggttcttgtgttacatgaaggggtaaaaaatacttccttattcattttcaccacactattcatgattttacagacctctatcatattcctctCTTGGTCACCTCTTGCCTAAggtgaacagttccagtctttttaatctcttctcatatggaagctgttgctTACCTCTAATAAGTTTTGCTGCACTtgtctgtactttttccaaccccaatatatctttttgagatggggtaaccagaacGGCAGACAGTATTcgaggtgtgggtgtaccatgcaTTTATACAGTGGTATTACGATATTTATTGTCTTATCTATCTCATTCCTAACATATCTTTTGTGACTGCCACTGCACTTTGAGCAGATTTTTCAGAGATCTATGTGGAAAGGGCTGGCATTGCCCAGAGGAGTGTGCATGGGTGACTAACAtgctggtggtgtcagggagctgacatccAGCTAAGTGCAAGCAAGTCTCCCTCATACTGAaggcaaggggggaggggagagaccccACCTTGCTATCTCAAAAAACCATCAAAAAGGTTAGACGTGAAAAAGTCCAACACCACACAATATGAAGGCTCTGTATGGAGGCATCAATACAATACACTAATGAGGTAGAACAACCTACCAAAGATGCTTATTCTCAGTTTCTACGATTTACCTTTTGTTTCTAAAACAAGCGttcagtttgttttgttgtgtttttttaacagcCACATTCTTGAGCACTTTGAGCCTGTGCTCTACGTGGGGATCTCAGCTGTCTCAAGGCAGCATCTCCATACTGAATTCCTGAGCCCATCCTTTCTGGATCCAGTTCACCTGATGAGAAAGAAAATGGCCTTATAAGTTGTAATCTGTTTATCTACAAATGAGGACAAGTAAAAACAGCTAACACTAGATAAAGTTATTAGCATTTATGTTTCCCTATCCCAGTTATAAAACAGTGATCCAGTTCTTTATCATTCAGATAATTCCATCTCTCATTTCCCACAGTAGTTTCAAATTGTCCAGCCCCTGAACAGAACTGAAGCAGTGagttagggcttatctacatgagGAAAAAGCCCATAGCAGCTAATGAGTACTAGTTCCCTACGTGAACACTTACACTGTGCACTAAAAGTACCTTTGTGCATAGTAGCTTTCCCTGCCTGTCCAAAGTGCAGTCTCTCTCTACACTGAAGGATTTTTTTGGCAGTGGGcatacacacacagccctccaAGTATGAATATAAACAGCAGTGCAGATGGTGAAGCATGGATTAAGTCAGTAAGAGTGATACACGTGAAGGGTGTGGTTATGTATCTGGAGTACATTCCCTACATGTTCTCTACTGGCTCAAGCTGTGCctcccatctacactgctaaaagtagcagtgtagtaTCCTGCTGCTTGAGTCTTTCCCTCTGCAGTACAAaactctggcagcagggaaaggctgccAGCTTCTGCTGTTGGAGCCCTTCTCCTCTGCAGGGAAAGAttccagcagcaggaaaaggctctggTGGGGTTgcgggggaggcagcagggaaagggttaaGCTTTCACAGTGGTGAGGAAAAGCTTTGGTGGGGtggaggctctggcagcagggagcagctgaagCCTTTTCTCTTGgcctcccctctcccagaggTTTTCATGAACTTGGGTGGCTATGCATTGCAGTGTTGACGCAGTGCGCCTTCCCCAGTGACATTTAGCTACATGTATACCATGTGCCACTGAAAGTGTTGTGTTATGTAGATGCAGCCTTAGTGTGCAGTAGAGTGTGTGTCCATATGGGGAGATTTGTGCAAAATAGCtaatgcactttaaattcacactctagCTTACTGTGCACTAACTtccctgtgcagacaagcccttagactgaCTACCGCAAGAGGTATTTTCCCTTATAGAGGCAGTTAAAGTCCAAAATAACTAAGTATTGGCTTTATAGTTCcaatttcattctgaaaaaaaaaaaaaaaaaaagacccaaatttAGATATTAGTTTTCAAACAAAGAAGGATCAGGATATTTTCCAACCAAAGAAGGATCAAAAGTACCATAGCAACCAGGGATAGATCGATCAGTTTGACACACTAGCCTTGAGCTCTCCGTTTTGCTCCATTTCCgtttaaaatatgaataaaaaatggAGTTTTGGCCTTGATTGAGTTAAAAAGGTAGAGGAATTTATACCAAAGAGTTCCTGAACATTCAAAAGATGTCCTTGGAATTCAAAACATGGAAACTGGTTCCCTACTAGACTGAGCTTCCTGGTTTTGTcaattttaaaagtgattttatggAGGCACCAACTAGAGTAGACTAGAAAGTGGATTTGCCGCAATGACTATTACCACAATCAAGTCTCACTTGTACTGTGAGGCACCTTGTGTATTCTGGAGCCTGCAAAAATATAAATGAGTAAGTTGGCCTCAGCCAGAAGCCACGCAGTTCAATCAGAGCACTTCTAACAATAAAAGGTCTGAAATGCTTAGTATAGGATCTGTTTAATCACCTTGATATTATTATTCCCTACCTATATAAAAGCAGGGGCAAAACTCATCTGAAGAGTCATGTCTGCTAGGATAGTGATGCAGCATAGAAAGCTGCTAAAAACTTAAGTATTCCTAATTCAGAGACTCTGTAGTTGTGAAGACCAAGAGGACTACAGAGCATGCAGCCTGCAACCAGAAAGCTGAATATTAAGTCTAACGTTAAGAAACTATATGGGGGTACATCCTCCTTTTGATGAATGCAATTAAATTTAATGTTCATTCCTGTTAACATATATGGGGAGGTAAGAGGTGGATAAACAGAaagggacttttttttattttattttattattattattattattattatttttttacaaacaGAACGTACACATTTAATCCATTACAAGTAACTGTATCCACAGATTTACTGATGCACTGTGACTAAACTTTTACTATAAGGAAATCCCAAAACTGAGAGATACTGGAGTTTTCACTATGGGACCAGTGAAAATATGTTCTAACTTAATAATAATCTTTATTTCAATTTACCTGATTCaattttattaagtatttttcTTGCACATTGTACAAAGGCCTCTTCAACATTCTCCCCGGTTAGCGCACTTGTTTCCAAAAACATCAGCTCTGCATTTGatgccagaaaaataaaatttcaggTCATTAAAACTTTGAAATGCTCCGTTGCAGTACTCGAAACAAGAGAAAAAGTTTGTCAGAACAGTaagatttcttttaaacagaAGCTATTTTTAAGTGAGACTCTGAAGCAGTTTagcctcccccaccttctccaaAAAATAATTAGGTTCTGAAGGGAGGAGTCCGAGAACATACTGAACATTGACATAGTCATGATCACATGTAACTGAAACTGTTTTTGGTTTGAGATTTAAACATTCTCTCTCAAGTGCTGGAAATGCAAAGGCAACAGCATTGTGCTTGTACACGGGAACCAGAATATGAAGCCAACTGCACCGGCCCATCTAGTTCTACTGTTCAAAGCAAGTGGAGTATAAAAATCAGCCAATATTTATGGTAAGACATTAGATTTATCAAGAATGTTTTAGTAATATAGATATGGATTCTTTAACTGATTGTGTTCTATGTCCCTTTAATGCACCACGCTGTTATTCAGCACAActgttttccagtggaaaaatttAAAAGAATGCCCTAAAAAGCTGCAAGCATGCTGACAGAGAGGAAACGGTGATGTGAGCACCAAACTATGAAGCTGTTCCAAGACAAACCTAATACACACTTATTTTGAGCACCTCTAAAGGAAGAAGAGATAATTAAATCAGTGGCTAATATTTCCCAAACAGGTCACAAATAACATTACATTCACCAAATAGCTATTTGATCatacacaaattaaaaaatgttgctCTAGACTACAAAAGGCTGCATACTGGCTCTATGGCATGAGCATCTAGTTCTTGGACGAAAATTCAGCTTAACACTTTACCGGAAGTCAAATATGATAGCAAGGCAATTAACTGGAAGTTTACTGCATCTCTGTCAAGTCCTCTGAAGTGACCTTTACCTGGTAACATTCTCCCCTCACCTTACAGTTataaaattcaaattttttttgtgAGAGCACGAGCGCGCGAGCATGAACATGCCATTCTGAAAATCCAGTCTTCAATTAAATGTCTACTTATGAAAGATTAGTTTTAAAGGTGGAAGGAGAGTGGCTAGCAGATTATGCGGGAATGCGCAGGGGAGGCAAGGGCAGGAAAACAGTGCCATTCTTCTCAGCAGTAGACCAAGATGCCTTCTCCCACTATCCAAATGAAGGGTATATTTGCATTTTGGATAGACAATACCAACTTGACTTGTTCCAGTGGCTAAAGGACTGGAACTTTATAGGCTTTGCTGGGCTGCCTTTGTCCCTCCTGATCTTCACAAGAAGCTTATGTTGCCTGCCTACCTACCATTCACGTTACATTTCCAAGAGCAGCAAGCTTAACTTCGCTTGACAAAGTTAATCAATGCTGCTCCACAGTGGCTTCAAGCAAGTACTGTACTATATATTATCACCAGTTAACAGAGCAAGTTACCTGTTTTCCTCTTTGTGAGAAAAAGACAACATTTGAAGTCACTACCCACACTCAGATCCTCACATAATGTTGCACTGCCTGCAATTTTTGGATCATAGCAAAATCATGTAGGAGACTGAAGAACAATTAAGACtggatttttaagaccaggtctTGGGGTTTTTTAGAACTCtgttccctcttccttccctttctccccttaAATCGCAGAAAAGAATCAGCTGGCCTATAACTTTCATATTTTTCCCCAGACAATGCTCTTCCAGATCCATGCAGGGAGAGGAAATTCTATGCCTGGATCTCACCCCTCCCATGTGGAAGCTGCCTTTGTGGCAGCATCCCACCCCAAGAATCTGCAAAAGAATCTCCATGGGAGAGGGATCCTTacagggggaaggagtggaagcTAGAAGATCCTATTCATCATCTTCTCCCCAGCCCTATGGAGATATATCCTAGAGCTGCATTGCTTGTATTTTTGCCATATTTTCTTTGTGGATCCTCTCTATGGTTCGGAACCCTCCTTTAAGAGGGCCCTGAGAGTAGTTATGTATAGGGGGAATCCTTGGTAGTGtgacttcaatgaagctgtgCTATTAGGGAACAGGAAATAGGGGATGAAGCACCTGAGGCACACAGTCCTTACATGGATGGTTCTAACCTCCCCTGGATTCCTGGGAAAATGGGGGCTTTGTGGGCCATCTTTTTGGCCTTTTCTGTTGTCAGGGAAGGAAGCCAGTGAAGTGAACTCTCTTGGGAAACTACATGATGGGAGCCTCTGTGAATAaaatttcctccttcctccccctttacttcagCAAAGCCCTCTAATACTAAATTAAGGGGAAGGGGCATTAAAATTCTAATACTGTTATCAGTGCAACAAGGTTTGTAAGTGGGCAAACATTAGTTTCTTAGACACAAGAGCTGAATAATGTgaagtaacaaaaacaaaatcttcaAAACTAGATTAGACAGACTACCTACCATTTTCTTGTGCAAACCTGGATGCTTCTAAAAAAGTAACTTCACGATCTGCATCGAGATCCTTTTTGTTCCCACACAGTATGATAACAATATTTTGACTTGCTAACATCCTTGCATCCGTCAACCAATTAGTAAGTGCGTTGTAGGTTTCTCGGCTGCGTAAcacaaaaacaacattttcatAATACACAATGAATAATATTTCTATAAACTTCTGGACCAGGATGGCCTAGAGGATAGAActcagagacctgggttctattcctgtctctgccactggcatgctgggtgactttggacaATTtacttcctcagtttccccatttttaaaatggggataaaactgATCTCTGTAAAGCAtgt from Chelonoidis abingdonii isolate Lonesome George chromosome 3, CheloAbing_2.0, whole genome shotgun sequence includes the following:
- the RAB4A gene encoding ras-related protein Rab-4A isoform X1, whose amino-acid sequence is MSQTAMSETYDFLFKFLVIGNAGTGKSCLLHQFIEKKFKDDSNHTIGVEFGSKIINVGGKYVKLQIWDTAGQERFRSVTRSYYRGAAGALLVYDITSRETYNALTNWLTDARMLASQNIVIILCGNKKDLDADREVTFLEASRFAQENELMFLETSALTGENVEEAFVQCARKILNKIESGELDPERMGSGIQYGDAALRQLRSPRRAQAQSAQECGC